One stretch of Francisella sp. LA112445 DNA includes these proteins:
- a CDS encoding sulfite exporter TauE/SafE family protein: MYFIVIFLVIALSALCMVYMLYKLFKGHDQYPVQRLSQKIALACTGVISFIADTIGVGSFAVNIAIAKTFKLAKDIELPGFVNGAQIIPGAIEAVFFLGVLHVDFITLVVLVLGATLGGFIGGIFASKINATAVRLIMIFAFVGVILLLLGNLFNILPVGGDLMKLSGIKLVIGFIGMFFAGFLVCFGVGLFALVEAILFLLGMSPKVAFPIMTTAGAIQQPVTTFAFLINNTIPLKKALIVGCFGVIGVFIGVNIVTMLSADGLHWLLVVVIGYNTISLIRSFMKSKDNQA, translated from the coding sequence ATGTATTTTATTGTTATTTTTTTAGTTATAGCATTATCTGCTTTGTGTATGGTTTATATGCTGTATAAACTTTTTAAAGGCCATGATCAGTATCCTGTACAAAGGCTATCTCAAAAAATAGCTTTAGCTTGTACTGGTGTAATTTCTTTTATTGCTGATACCATAGGTGTAGGTAGCTTTGCTGTTAATATTGCTATTGCAAAAACTTTTAAATTAGCAAAAGATATCGAGCTTCCTGGATTTGTAAATGGCGCTCAAATTATACCAGGGGCTATTGAGGCGGTTTTCTTTTTAGGTGTGTTGCATGTTGATTTTATAACGTTAGTAGTTCTTGTGCTTGGAGCAACGCTGGGCGGTTTTATTGGGGGTATATTTGCTTCAAAAATTAATGCTACAGCAGTTAGACTTATTATGATATTTGCATTTGTTGGGGTTATTCTTTTATTACTTGGTAATTTGTTTAATATTTTACCTGTAGGTGGCGATCTGATGAAGCTATCAGGTATTAAACTTGTTATTGGCTTTATAGGGATGTTCTTTGCAGGGTTCTTGGTCTGCTTTGGTGTTGGCTTATTTGCTTTAGTTGAGGCTATACTATTTTTGTTGGGGATGTCGCCAAAAGTTGCGTTTCCGATTATGACAACAGCAGGGGCTATTCAGCAACCTGTTACGACATTTGCATTTTTAATAAATAATACAATACCTCTTAAAAAAGCTTTGATAGTAGGTTGTTTTGGAGTTATTGGTGTATTTATCGGTGTAAATATTGTAACAATGCTATCAGCAGATGGCTTGCATTGGTTATTAGTTGTAGTTATTGGTTATAATACAATCTCTTTAATTAGATCTTTTATGAAATCAAAGGATAATCAAGCTTAA
- a CDS encoding fumarate hydratase, producing MAVIKTEDLINSVAEALQYISYYHPKDFVDAMYEAYQREESKPAKDAMAQILINSRMSATGKRPICQDTGMVCAFVKVGMDAKLDKTDRTITELVNEGVRRGYNDEHNPLRASMVFPPHGARKNTKDNTPAIVHIDLVHGDKIEVDIAAKGGGSEFKSKFKVLNPSDSIVDWVEEMLPTMGAGWCPPGIIGIGIGGTAEKAMLLAKESLGEEINMQDIIKNGPQNETEQLRLDIYNRVNALGIGAQGLGGLTTVLDVKVNEYPTHAACKPVALIPNCAATRHVHFTLDGSGAVDLPAPKLEDWPVIEQDQNDDVKRINLDTVTKEEIESLRSGDNVLISGKILTGRDAAHKRLQDMYEAGQDFPVSLKDRFIYYVGPVDPVGDEVVGPAGPTTATRMDKFTPFMLEKAGIAGMIGKSERGQATIDSIKKNKAVYFMGVGGAAYLISKSIKKAEVVAFADLGMEAIYEFEVEDMPVTVAVDSLGVSAHQQGPKLWKAKIAEIKK from the coding sequence ATGGCAGTTATTAAGACAGAAGACCTAATAAATAGTGTAGCAGAGGCGTTGCAGTATATTTCTTATTATCATCCAAAAGATTTTGTTGATGCGATGTATGAAGCATATCAGCGTGAAGAATCAAAGCCTGCAAAAGATGCAATGGCTCAAATCCTTATAAATTCAAGAATGTCAGCGACTGGTAAACGTCCAATTTGTCAAGATACTGGTATGGTTTGTGCATTTGTCAAAGTTGGTATGGATGCTAAGCTTGATAAAACAGATAGAACGATTACAGAGCTTGTTAATGAAGGTGTTCGTAGAGGCTATAATGATGAGCATAATCCTCTTAGAGCATCTATGGTTTTCCCACCTCATGGAGCTAGAAAAAATACTAAAGATAATACTCCAGCTATTGTACATATTGATTTAGTTCACGGTGATAAAATAGAGGTCGATATTGCTGCAAAAGGTGGTGGATCAGAATTTAAGTCAAAATTCAAAGTATTAAACCCTAGCGATAGTATTGTTGACTGGGTTGAAGAAATGCTACCAACTATGGGTGCTGGTTGGTGTCCTCCAGGAATTATTGGTATTGGTATTGGTGGTACTGCAGAGAAAGCAATGCTTTTAGCAAAAGAGTCTCTTGGTGAAGAAATCAATATGCAAGATATCATTAAGAATGGTCCTCAAAATGAAACTGAGCAATTAAGACTAGATATCTATAACCGTGTTAATGCTCTAGGTATCGGTGCACAAGGTCTTGGTGGTTTAACAACTGTTTTAGATGTTAAAGTAAATGAATATCCTACACATGCAGCATGTAAGCCTGTAGCACTTATTCCAAACTGTGCTGCTACACGTCACGTACACTTTACATTAGACGGCTCCGGTGCTGTAGATTTGCCTGCCCCTAAATTAGAAGATTGGCCTGTAATCGAGCAAGATCAAAATGATGATGTTAAAAGAATAAATCTTGATACTGTTACTAAAGAAGAGATTGAATCTTTAAGATCAGGAGATAATGTTTTAATAAGTGGTAAGATCTTAACTGGACGTGATGCAGCGCATAAGCGTTTACAAGATATGTATGAGGCAGGTCAAGATTTCCCTGTAAGCTTGAAAGATAGATTTATCTACTATGTAGGTCCTGTTGATCCTGTTGGTGATGAGGTTGTAGGACCTGCTGGACCAACTACAGCTACACGTATGGATAAGTTTACTCCTTTTATGCTAGAGAAAGCTGGTATAGCAGGGATGATAGGTAAATCTGAAAGAGGTCAAGCAACTATAGACTCTATTAAGAAGAATAAGGCTGTATATTTTATGGGAGTTGGAGGGGCTGCTTATTTGATATCTAAGTCAATTAAAAAGGCTGAAGTTGTTGCATTTGCCGATCTTGGTATGGAAGCTATCTATGAGTTTGAAGTTGAGGATATGCCAGTAACAGTAGCAGTTGACTCACTTGGGGTGTCAGCTCATCAGCAAGGTCCTAAGTTATGGAAAGCAAAAATAGCTGAGATTAAGAAGTAG
- a CDS encoding NUDIX hydrolase N-terminal domain-containing protein, with translation MNKDKIFEFIKKVQAIAHTGVVYSKCEYALDNYHELLELSTKMLHEYIKSDVQPYDIYLGTHYPTPQPGVRVVIFKDEKLLMAQDADTPGEWTIPGGWCDIDLSPVETCVKEVKEETGYDIQVTKFLALMDRNKYTQSEVYNVYSLVFLAEIVGGENNPNFEVDEVEFFDLDKLPKLSHKLTEKELDIILETYKNDQIYYE, from the coding sequence ATGAATAAAGATAAAATCTTTGAATTTATAAAGAAAGTTCAAGCAATAGCACACACCGGCGTGGTTTATTCAAAATGTGAGTATGCGTTAGATAATTATCATGAGCTTCTTGAGTTAAGTACTAAAATGCTTCATGAATATATCAAGTCAGATGTTCAACCATATGATATCTACTTAGGCACTCATTACCCAACACCGCAACCTGGGGTTAGGGTGGTTATATTTAAGGATGAAAAGCTTCTGATGGCTCAAGACGCAGATACTCCGGGTGAATGGACTATACCGGGTGGATGGTGTGATATCGACCTTTCTCCTGTTGAAACATGTGTTAAAGAGGTAAAAGAGGAAACTGGATATGATATACAAGTAACCAAGTTTTTAGCCTTAATGGATCGTAATAAATATACTCAAAGTGAAGTTTATAATGTCTATAGTTTGGTTTTTTTAGCTGAGATTGTAGGTGGGGAGAATAATCCTAATTTTGAAGTTGATGAAGTTGAATTTTTTGACTTGGATAAATTACCTAAATTATCGCATAAACTAACTGAAAAAGAGTTAGATATTATCTTAGAAACCTATAAAAATGATCAAATATATTACGAGTAG
- a CDS encoding MarC family protein: MIILGVHLTIILKFIVTLLAIINPFSISGIYLDAVDSLSKKEQNIFAFTVAIAVLTTLIIVTWIGISVLNAFGINIDAFRFGGGIIVLFFGLRVIGVIPPMPTSKAHQDAKKLAIVPIAIPLIAGPGSLVATISDVHVYFITSETKIVASGCVLLVTLMLWIFFRELPRILDVLGHNVMDIIAKIMGLFLTALAVEMMFDGIKGFFF, from the coding sequence ATGATAATTTTAGGTGTACATCTAACAATAATTTTAAAATTTATAGTCACACTTTTAGCTATAATTAATCCTTTTTCTATTTCTGGGATATATTTAGATGCAGTCGATTCACTAAGTAAAAAAGAGCAAAATATTTTTGCTTTTACTGTTGCAATTGCTGTACTGACAACACTTATTATTGTAACTTGGATTGGTATTAGTGTTTTAAATGCTTTTGGTATAAATATTGATGCCTTTAGATTTGGAGGAGGTATTATAGTGCTCTTTTTTGGTTTAAGGGTTATCGGTGTCATCCCACCAATGCCAACCTCAAAAGCTCATCAAGATGCTAAAAAATTAGCAATTGTACCAATTGCTATTCCTCTAATTGCAGGTCCTGGCTCGTTAGTTGCGACAATTTCAGATGTTCATGTTTACTTTATAACATCAGAGACGAAAATTGTTGCCTCAGGTTGCGTGTTGTTGGTTACTTTGATGTTGTGGATATTTTTTAGAGAATTACCTAGGATTTTGGATGTTTTAGGTCATAACGTTATGGATATTATTGCGAAAATAATGGGATTGTTCTTAACTGCTTTGGCTGTTGAAATGATGTTTGATGGAATAAAAGGATTCTTTTTCTAG
- a CDS encoding ArsC/Spx/MgsR family protein — protein MIKVFGINNCTSVRNALKFFEEKGKKVEYVNLRKEKPTWQEMQEIKQLGNFDVIDLFNSNGRLFSEMGLKEKFDSLSEEEAFKLLVTDALLFKRPLVVDGNYARTGWNKKEYQEKWG, from the coding sequence ATGATAAAAGTATTTGGTATAAATAACTGTACAAGTGTTAGAAATGCTCTTAAATTTTTTGAAGAAAAAGGTAAAAAAGTTGAGTATGTCAATCTAAGAAAAGAGAAACCAACTTGGCAAGAAATGCAAGAGATAAAGCAACTTGGTAATTTTGATGTTATTGACTTGTTTAATTCTAACGGTAGACTTTTTTCAGAAATGGGCTTGAAAGAGAAGTTCGATAGCTTATCTGAAGAAGAAGCTTTTAAGTTATTAGTCACAGATGCTTTATTATTCAAAAGACCTTTAGTCGTTGATGGAAATTATGCTAGGACTGGTTGGAATAAGAAAGAATATCAAGAAAAATGGGGATAA
- a CDS encoding NCS2 family permease, with protein sequence MLHSIEAFFDLKANNTSIKKEFFAGLATFLAISYIIVVNPKILASTGMPSNALVTSTIVLSAFGSITMGLFTRNPFVIAPGMGMNIFFAYTAVSVYHLPWQTALGATFWSGIIFSLLVILNIRTKIMLSLPKSIKQSLGAGIGLFIAYIGFVNSHFITSHEGLLTLNTINPHIVLFLVCLILLVILFIKKIPASIIIVIVIGYILSFPISYFSHEKIVSLPNHIISLPDFSLIGQIDFINGLKFAILPTIFTFCFLSLFDGTGAISSHYSSMRKKCSPTDKELKRTFIVDAASATVSGILGSSPSTVVVESGVGIAQGARSGLTAIFAGLMFLPFLFLSPLISSIPIEVISPALVLIGIMMMQQVSKVNWYDFVQATPAFFTIIMMTLSSSISTGIATGIIVWFLVSIFCNRNELNFTAGVITVFCFMMFLHAVNLF encoded by the coding sequence ATGTTACACTCAATAGAAGCTTTTTTTGACTTAAAAGCTAATAATACATCTATAAAAAAAGAATTTTTCGCAGGCCTTGCTACTTTTTTAGCAATTTCATACATCATTGTAGTTAACCCTAAAATCTTAGCATCTACTGGTATGCCTAGTAATGCTTTAGTTACAAGTACTATAGTATTATCTGCTTTTGGTAGCATCACTATGGGACTTTTTACGCGCAACCCATTTGTAATTGCTCCAGGAATGGGAATGAACATTTTCTTCGCATACACAGCTGTCTCTGTTTATCACTTACCATGGCAAACAGCATTAGGTGCTACATTTTGGTCTGGAATTATATTTAGCTTACTTGTAATTTTAAACATCCGTACTAAGATCATGCTTAGTTTACCAAAATCAATCAAGCAATCTCTTGGTGCTGGGATAGGACTTTTCATAGCGTATATTGGCTTTGTAAATAGTCATTTTATAACATCTCATGAAGGCTTATTAACCCTTAATACAATTAATCCACACATTGTATTATTTTTAGTATGCTTAATTTTACTAGTAATTCTATTTATTAAAAAAATTCCAGCCTCAATTATTATCGTAATTGTTATTGGATATATATTATCATTTCCTATTTCTTATTTTAGTCATGAAAAAATAGTATCACTCCCAAATCACATTATAAGCTTGCCTGACTTCTCATTAATCGGACAAATTGACTTTATTAATGGACTAAAGTTTGCAATTTTACCAACAATCTTTACTTTTTGCTTCCTAAGTCTATTTGATGGAACTGGGGCTATATCAAGTCACTATAGTAGTATGAGGAAAAAATGCTCTCCTACAGATAAAGAACTTAAAAGAACCTTTATCGTTGATGCCGCTAGTGCAACAGTCTCTGGAATACTAGGATCAAGTCCATCAACTGTTGTAGTTGAATCTGGAGTAGGTATCGCTCAAGGAGCGCGCTCTGGTCTTACAGCAATATTCGCTGGATTAATGTTTTTACCTTTTCTATTTCTCTCGCCACTAATAAGCTCAATTCCTATAGAGGTAATCTCTCCAGCACTTGTACTAATTGGGATAATGATGATGCAGCAAGTGTCAAAAGTAAACTGGTATGACTTTGTTCAAGCTACTCCTGCTTTTTTCACTATCATAATGATGACCCTATCTTCATCAATATCAACTGGGATTGCTACAGGAATTATTGTCTGGTTCTTAGTTTCAATCTTCTGTAATAGAAATGAGCTAAATTTCACCGCTGGAGTTATAACTGTATTTTGTTTTATGATGTTTCTTCACGCAGTTAATTTATTTTAA
- the dprA gene encoding DNA-processing protein DprA, with protein sequence MQSNIKSLIILSYTPYFGSSRFSKAIAQDISFDEIVNHPLKFSEILSLRQETIDFLNGKKYKTYLEKVKKWLASHQNKILTFLDDDYPEDLKQISNPPIILYCSGNIKLLKKSQLAIVGARNNSVYGKNATNKICTDLQNSQLSIISGLAYGIDTLAHKFAIENNLSTIAVVGTGVDIIYPSSNRELYERLLKTNNLIISELPLGTAPLRHHFPQRNRIISGLAKGVVIVEAAKKSGSLITAQLALEQNKEVFAIPGSIFSKTSEGCNELIKQGAKLVCDINDILEEITPHSTITPKPNEPSKDNNSKNLNHTEKTILDNIDTELTTLDAIITRSNLPYNQVVSCLLELELESLIESVAGGYINISKN encoded by the coding sequence ATGCAAAGCAACATCAAAAGCCTAATCATTCTATCATATACTCCGTATTTTGGATCTAGCAGATTTTCTAAAGCTATTGCTCAAGATATTAGCTTTGACGAGATAGTTAACCACCCATTAAAATTTTCAGAAATCTTATCTTTACGTCAAGAAACAATAGACTTTCTAAATGGTAAAAAATATAAAACATATCTAGAGAAAGTTAAGAAATGGCTAGCTAGTCATCAAAATAAGATATTAACTTTTCTAGATGATGACTATCCAGAAGACTTAAAACAGATTTCAAATCCTCCAATTATTTTGTACTGTAGCGGTAATATAAAACTTTTGAAGAAATCGCAGCTTGCTATAGTTGGGGCGAGAAATAACTCTGTATACGGTAAAAATGCAACAAATAAAATATGTACAGATTTACAGAACTCACAATTATCAATAATAAGTGGACTTGCCTATGGTATTGACACATTAGCTCATAAGTTTGCAATAGAAAATAACCTTAGCACTATAGCTGTAGTTGGCACAGGAGTTGATATCATATACCCTAGCTCAAATAGAGAGCTCTATGAGAGATTATTAAAAACGAATAATTTAATAATTTCTGAGCTACCATTAGGTACAGCTCCGTTACGCCACCACTTCCCTCAAAGAAACCGTATAATTAGTGGTTTAGCGAAAGGTGTTGTAATTGTTGAAGCCGCCAAAAAAAGTGGTTCTTTAATTACAGCCCAACTTGCTTTAGAACAAAATAAAGAAGTATTTGCAATACCAGGAAGTATATTTAGTAAAACAAGTGAAGGATGTAATGAGCTAATCAAGCAAGGTGCAAAACTAGTTTGTGATATAAATGATATTCTTGAAGAAATCACCCCACACTCAACAATCACACCAAAACCTAATGAACCATCAAAGGATAACAACTCCAAAAATCTTAACCATACTGAAAAAACTATACTAGATAACATAGATACAGAACTAACAACTTTAGATGCAATTATCACAAGATCAAACTTACCATACAACCAAGTAGTTTCTTGCCTGCTAGAGTTAGAATTAGAATCTTTAATTGAGTCAGTTGCTGGCGGATATATAAATATTTCTAAAAATTAA
- a CDS encoding OmpA family protein yields MKKLLYIILLAIFATIITSCDTMDKKDKEDNKPLSFPTLKYCNPEMLKSDKSFICIQRQEGADLIETNIKFDTDSFTLNNQAKAVLNKLFAYLKLTGTTRFTIKGYAGKIESDLITDKNLLTESNIRLSKNRAISVREYLVNKGLEPDEGIEPADGIKIEALGYQDPVAPNDSSANRALNQRVEISIQSKLVEQIDNIEHNLKHLRPADYTKFFSNVYLLNGDQLKDTAEIYDSREKRPVLGPNFTIFANKQYTAKDDNSNFIIVSKPKPIANFNEDQKVYRLGTATYKFTYKGVTALQTKNMSREASVGDYVIPNDIVSEKLPKETFKVHDKVTANVMEDVINTNTFSSSYNSVVLNKGSSDGLKPGTEMILYEPATRTDGFPVPPRYIGYGFIYRQSEHYSIMLVVNSLQEISSDAMATTTL; encoded by the coding sequence ATGAAGAAGCTATTATACATTATTCTCTTAGCTATATTTGCGACTATCATCACTAGCTGCGATACTATGGATAAAAAAGACAAAGAAGATAATAAACCGTTATCATTCCCAACACTAAAATACTGTAACCCTGAAATGCTCAAGAGTGATAAATCTTTTATCTGTATACAGCGCCAAGAAGGTGCTGATTTAATAGAAACTAATATTAAATTTGACACCGATAGCTTCACACTAAACAATCAAGCAAAAGCTGTATTAAATAAGCTATTTGCATACTTAAAGTTAACTGGAACAACTAGGTTCACAATAAAAGGATATGCTGGAAAAATTGAGTCTGATCTCATTACAGATAAAAATTTATTAACAGAAAGCAATATCCGTCTATCAAAAAATAGAGCTATTAGTGTTAGAGAGTACTTAGTAAACAAAGGTCTAGAACCAGATGAAGGTATTGAGCCTGCAGATGGTATCAAAATTGAAGCATTAGGGTATCAAGATCCTGTAGCACCTAATGATTCTAGTGCTAATAGAGCGCTTAACCAAAGAGTGGAAATATCTATCCAAAGCAAACTAGTTGAGCAAATTGACAATATCGAGCATAATCTGAAACACTTGCGTCCAGCAGATTACACAAAGTTCTTCTCAAATGTATATCTTTTAAATGGTGATCAACTAAAAGACACTGCTGAAATATATGACTCGCGTGAAAAAAGACCTGTTTTAGGACCTAATTTCACAATATTTGCCAATAAACAATACACTGCAAAAGATGATAATAGTAACTTTATCATAGTATCAAAACCAAAACCTATTGCTAACTTTAATGAGGATCAAAAGGTTTATAGATTAGGAACTGCAACATATAAATTCACTTATAAAGGTGTAACAGCTTTACAGACTAAAAATATGAGCCGTGAAGCTAGTGTTGGAGATTATGTAATCCCTAACGATATTGTTTCTGAAAAACTTCCAAAAGAAACTTTCAAAGTCCATGATAAAGTTACTGCTAATGTCATGGAGGACGTTATAAACACAAATACATTCTCTTCATCTTATAATAGTGTTGTGCTAAACAAGGGCTCATCTGATGGCTTAAAACCTGGTACAGAAATGATACTATATGAGCCTGCTACTAGAACCGATGGCTTCCCAGTACCTCCTAGATATATTGGATATGGTTTTATTTATAGACAATCTGAGCACTACTCCATTATGCTAGTAGTAAACTCTTTACAAGAGATAAGTTCTGACGCAATGGCAACAACGACTCTATAA
- the fkpB gene encoding FKBP-type peptidyl-prolyl cis-trans isomerase produces MKVASDSFVKMHFKFRLKDGSIAEDTENYNRPFIFQMGQGCFTDKVENELLGAAVGESKRVVLMPEEAFGEKHPASIYSVPKYRFPKDMELEEGLIVSFSQKDGSKLPGLVTEIGENDVTVDFNHPLSGQIIVFEAKILDIADEEGKLDENIAS; encoded by the coding sequence ATGAAAGTCGCGTCAGATAGTTTTGTGAAAATGCATTTTAAGTTTAGGCTTAAAGATGGCTCAATTGCAGAAGATACAGAGAATTATAATAGACCTTTTATATTTCAAATGGGTCAGGGTTGCTTTACTGATAAAGTTGAAAATGAACTTTTAGGCGCTGCTGTTGGTGAAAGTAAGAGAGTTGTCTTGATGCCAGAAGAGGCTTTTGGTGAGAAGCATCCAGCAAGTATTTATTCAGTGCCAAAATATAGATTTCCTAAAGATATGGAACTTGAAGAGGGGCTAATTGTATCGTTTAGTCAAAAAGATGGTTCTAAACTTCCTGGCTTAGTTACAGAGATCGGCGAAAATGATGTTACAGTTGATTTTAACCATCCATTGTCAGGACAAATAATAGTTTTTGAAGCTAAAATATTAGATATCGCTGATGAAGAGGGCAAATTAGATGAAAATATTGCTAGCTAA
- the ispH gene encoding 4-hydroxy-3-methylbut-2-enyl diphosphate reductase, translated as MKILLANPRGFCAGVSRAVETVEKVLEVEKSPVYVRHEVVHNKVVVDSLKKKGVIFVKEVDEVPDNSVCVFSAHGVSLKVEEAAANKNLVLYDATCPLVTKVHRGVRLASNNDAECVLVGHKGHPEVQGTMGQYRSTKGAIYLVENEADVAKLKINDPNNLYYATQTTLSVDETQSIIQALKDRYPNIKGPKKEDICYATQNRQTAIKSMLKEIDVLVVVGSKNSSNSNRLKELATLEGMDSYLIDNPLDIEGAWFKNKQVCGVSAGASAPEYLVQDIISKISEVCDNNVTVEEFDGIKEEIYFPLPRLLKQKAAKIKAK; from the coding sequence ATGAAAATATTGCTAGCTAATCCACGCGGTTTTTGTGCGGGTGTTAGTCGAGCTGTTGAAACAGTTGAAAAAGTTTTAGAAGTAGAAAAATCTCCGGTATATGTACGCCATGAAGTTGTACATAATAAAGTCGTAGTAGATTCGCTTAAAAAGAAAGGTGTTATCTTTGTCAAAGAAGTTGATGAAGTTCCTGATAATTCGGTATGTGTTTTTAGTGCTCATGGGGTCTCTTTAAAAGTTGAAGAAGCGGCAGCTAATAAAAATCTGGTTCTTTATGACGCGACATGTCCTTTAGTTACAAAAGTTCATCGTGGAGTTAGATTAGCTAGTAATAATGATGCTGAATGTGTTCTTGTTGGCCATAAGGGACATCCTGAAGTTCAAGGTACAATGGGACAATATCGTAGTACTAAAGGTGCTATATATTTAGTTGAAAATGAAGCAGATGTCGCTAAACTAAAAATCAATGATCCAAATAATCTTTATTATGCAACACAAACAACGCTTTCAGTTGATGAAACACAGAGCATAATACAAGCTTTAAAAGATAGATACCCTAATATAAAGGGGCCTAAAAAAGAAGATATTTGCTATGCGACACAAAATCGTCAAACTGCAATAAAGTCAATGCTTAAAGAGATCGATGTGTTAGTTGTGGTAGGATCTAAAAATAGTTCTAACTCAAATAGGCTTAAAGAGCTTGCAACGTTAGAAGGTATGGATTCTTATCTGATTGATAATCCTTTAGATATAGAAGGGGCCTGGTTTAAAAATAAGCAGGTTTGTGGTGTAAGTGCTGGAGCATCTGCTCCTGAGTATTTGGTTCAGGATATAATCTCTAAGATATCTGAGGTTTGTGATAATAATGTTACAGTTGAAGAGTTTGATGGGATTAAAGAAGAGATTTATTTTCCACTACCAAGGCTTTTGAAACAAAAAGCCGCTAAAATTAAGGCGAAATAA
- the aroH gene encoding chorismate mutase, producing the protein MQRSIRGATTITKDTKENVIEATKELLYYILTKNDVATKDIVNIMFTATSDITSTFPAVAAREIGLTNVPLIDCQQMMCDDALELCIRVMLTYNTEKNQDDIRHVYLHEAKKLRPDLIK; encoded by the coding sequence ATGCAAAGGTCTATAAGAGGCGCAACGACAATAACAAAGGATACTAAAGAAAATGTTATAGAGGCTACAAAAGAGCTCTTATACTATATATTAACTAAGAATGATGTCGCGACAAAAGATATTGTAAATATTATGTTTACAGCAACATCTGATATAACGTCTACTTTTCCCGCGGTAGCTGCTAGAGAAATAGGTCTGACGAATGTTCCATTAATTGATTGTCAGCAAATGATGTGTGATGATGCTTTAGAGCTTTGTATTCGAGTTATGTTGACATATAATACAGAAAAGAATCAAGATGATATCAGGCACGTCTACTTGCATGAGGCAAAAAAACTAAGACCTGATTTAATAAAATAA
- a CDS encoding phosphatidylcholine/phosphatidylserine synthase encodes MWLLENIDMKKSKYILPSLFTSASLLFAFLAIISAFQESFISCAVYMLLSGFADAFDGRVARYTHTQTEFGAALDSLADVVSFGATPALVMYFWTLHNLGSLGAAICFLYLLAVALRLAKFDTQPAPKDLSEDAILERKLYFYGMPCPAGAVTISGLIWMGQRFLVGGSTFSSIVVVALTAFTALYLAFMMVSDIKFRSFKDSDGHGNISKVYVICFILIILMLFTMPEKLLYLIMIGYALSGPVSHYKYKQKMKNSDLNAKSNVDGKKIVDADS; translated from the coding sequence ATGTGGTTGTTAGAAAATATAGATATGAAAAAATCTAAATATATACTTCCTAGCTTATTTACTAGCGCTAGTTTATTATTTGCTTTTTTAGCTATTATATCTGCATTTCAAGAGAGCTTTATTTCATGTGCTGTATATATGTTGTTGTCAGGTTTTGCCGATGCTTTTGATGGCAGGGTTGCTAGATATACACATACACAAACAGAGTTTGGAGCAGCTTTAGATAGTTTAGCAGATGTTGTTTCTTTTGGAGCTACTCCTGCTTTAGTTATGTATTTTTGGACATTACATAATTTAGGTTCTTTAGGTGCAGCGATTTGTTTTCTATATTTATTAGCTGTAGCCTTAAGATTAGCTAAGTTTGATACTCAACCAGCACCTAAAGATCTGAGTGAAGATGCTATACTTGAGCGTAAATTATACTTCTATGGTATGCCTTGTCCAGCTGGGGCTGTTACAATTTCTGGTCTTATTTGGATGGGACAAAGATTTTTAGTTGGAGGCTCTACATTTTCAAGTATTGTAGTAGTTGCTCTTACTGCATTTACAGCTTTATATTTAGCTTTTATGATGGTCAGTGATATCAAGTTTAGAAGTTTTAAAGATAGTGACGGTCATGGAAATATTAGCAAAGTTTATGTTATCTGCTTTATACTTATTATCTTAATGTTATTTACAATGCCTGAAAAGTTACTTTATTTAATAATGATAGGTTATGCATTATCAGGTCCTGTCTCACATTATAAATATAAACAAAAAATGAAAAATAGTGATTTAAATGCTAAATCAAATGTTGATGGTAAAAAAATAGTTGATGCGGATTCTTAA